The following are encoded in a window of Thermoproteota archaeon genomic DNA:
- the cofH gene encoding 7,8-didemethyl-8-hydroxy-5-deazariboflavin synthase subunit CofH, with product MTISNIDSLLKNADPVLANVLNDALSEKEISAKEALELYKAHGLDFHLVGMVADELRRRRVGDVVTYVVNRNINFTNVCIKQCGFCAFSRDFREEEGYFLPTEEIVRRAKEAYDLGATEVCIQAGLPPDMDSNLYENVCKAIKSEIPKIHIHGFSPEEVLYGAIRSDVSIKEYLSRLKDAGVDTLPGTAAEILDQKMRDRISPGRITVRDWEEVIKTAHSLGINTTSTMMYGHIESIEDRVNHIAKLREIQKETRGFTEFVPLNFIAEEAPMYKHNMHEGIRHGASANDVMLTHAISRIMLNNYINNIQMSWVKEGQKMSQLLLSWGANDFGGTLMNESISTSAGAQHGQLLRPHEIRQLVLEVGKTPAERSTKYKILRTFDSDTKDALDEVDNNQFGSYFELIKINEFKYKNPRRG from the coding sequence ATGACAATATCAAATATTGATTCTCTGTTAAAAAATGCAGATCCTGTTTTAGCTAATGTGCTAAATGATGCTCTATCAGAAAAAGAGATTTCTGCAAAAGAGGCTTTAGAGTTGTATAAAGCTCATGGTCTAGATTTTCATCTTGTTGGAATGGTAGCAGATGAGCTGAGAAGGAGAAGAGTAGGCGATGTTGTAACATATGTTGTTAATCGAAATATCAATTTCACAAATGTCTGCATAAAACAATGTGGTTTTTGTGCATTTAGTAGAGACTTTAGAGAAGAAGAAGGATATTTTCTCCCAACAGAAGAGATAGTACGCAGAGCAAAAGAGGCTTATGATTTAGGTGCCACAGAAGTATGCATTCAGGCAGGATTACCTCCAGACATGGATAGTAATTTGTATGAAAATGTGTGTAAAGCAATCAAATCTGAAATTCCAAAGATTCACATTCATGGATTTTCTCCTGAAGAAGTTTTGTATGGAGCCATCAGATCAGATGTTTCAATAAAAGAGTATCTTAGTAGATTAAAGGATGCTGGAGTTGACACTTTGCCAGGAACGGCTGCAGAGATTCTAGACCAGAAAATGAGAGATCGAATTTCTCCAGGCAGAATAACAGTAAGAGATTGGGAAGAAGTCATCAAGACTGCGCATTCTCTTGGAATCAATACTACTTCCACTATGATGTATGGGCATATCGAATCAATAGAAGACAGAGTTAATCACATTGCCAAACTCAGAGAAATTCAAAAAGAAACAAGAGGTTTTACAGAATTTGTTCCACTAAATTTCATTGCAGAGGAAGCACCAATGTACAAACATAACATGCATGAAGGAATAAGACATGGTGCAAGTGCAAATGACGTGATGCTAACACATGCAATTTCTAGAATTATGCTAAACAATTACATCAACAACATTCAGATGTCATGGGTTAAAGAAGGACAGAAAATGTCGCAACTATTGCTTTCTTGGGGAGCTAATGATTTTGGCGGAACTCTAATGAATGAAAGTATTTCAACTTCAGCAGGTGCACAGCACGGTCAGCTCTTAAGGCCGCACGAAATTAGACAGCTTGTTTTAGAAGTTGGAAAGACACCTGCCGAAAGGAGCACAAAATATAAGATTTTGCGCACATTTGATTCAGATACGAAGGATGCATTAGATGAAGTAGATAATAATCAATTTGGTTCATATTTTGAATTGATAAAAATTAATGAATTCAAATACAAAAATCCTCGGCGGGGTTAG
- a CDS encoding 7,8-didemethyl-8-hydroxy-5-deazariboflavin synthase subunit CofG, with translation MSNLVLESESLNKILEGKNVPIEDYFQIFDSSQKDGTELFKVAEKLRLKNKGNVVTFSKKAFFNIINLCKDTCSYCTYKAEPGEDKVSLMSKQNISELLKLSRKYKCVEALFVTGEKPEQKYPEARKWLKENGFSSTVEFLIDSSEKALKEGLFPHTNAGNLTKDEMRELKKTNVSMGVMLENISERLSKKGMPHYLASSKNPKARLEVLKNSGQLTIPMTTGILVGIGETPHEIIDSLLAIKQLNEKFGNIQEVIIQNFQPKPDTIMKDFPSTDENYFKTVVAMTRLMMPNMNIQIPPNLSPKSYQSFLSIGINDWGGISPLTPDFVNPEFTWPEINKVEKNSNDAGYDLKCRFPVYPEFMSMINTELKERMDSISDEGLVMESYWR, from the coding sequence TTGAGTAATCTTGTTTTAGAATCAGAATCATTAAACAAAATTCTAGAAGGGAAAAACGTTCCTATTGAAGACTATTTTCAAATCTTTGATTCATCACAGAAAGACGGAACAGAGTTATTCAAGGTAGCTGAAAAATTAAGACTAAAAAACAAAGGAAATGTAGTTACATTTTCAAAAAAAGCATTCTTCAATATCATAAATTTATGTAAAGATACTTGCTCTTATTGTACATACAAAGCTGAGCCAGGCGAAGATAAAGTATCGCTAATGTCAAAACAAAACATTTCAGAATTATTGAAACTTTCTAGAAAATACAAATGTGTTGAAGCATTATTTGTTACTGGAGAAAAACCCGAACAAAAATACCCAGAAGCGAGAAAGTGGTTAAAAGAAAATGGATTCTCAAGTACTGTAGAATTTCTTATTGACTCATCAGAAAAAGCATTGAAAGAAGGATTGTTTCCTCATACTAATGCAGGTAACCTTACAAAAGACGAGATGAGGGAACTGAAAAAGACAAATGTTAGCATGGGAGTAATGTTGGAAAATATCAGTGAAAGGCTGTCAAAAAAAGGAATGCCACATTATTTAGCTTCAAGTAAGAATCCAAAAGCAAGGCTAGAGGTTTTAAAAAACTCTGGGCAGTTAACCATACCAATGACAACAGGAATTCTTGTAGGCATAGGGGAAACACCTCACGAAATTATTGATTCGTTACTTGCAATAAAACAATTGAATGAGAAATTTGGCAATATACAAGAGGTTATCATACAGAACTTCCAACCAAAGCCAGATACCATTATGAAGGATTTTCCATCTACAGATGAGAACTACTTCAAAACAGTTGTTGCAATGACTAGGTTGATGATGCCAAATATGAATATCCAGATACCTCCAAATCTATCGCCAAAATCATATCAAAGTTTTCTATCAATTGGAATTAATGATTGGGGAGGAATATCACCATTAACTCCTGATTTTGTCAATCCAGAGTTTACTTGGCCAGAAATAAACAAAGTTGAAAAGAATTCTAACGATGCCGGATATGATTTAAAATGCAGATTTCCAGTATATCCAGAATTTATGTCGATGATTAACACAGAATTAAAAGAGAGGATGGACTCAATTAGTGACGAGGGTTTAGTTATGGAGAGTTACTGGAGATGA
- a CDS encoding PDZ domain-containing protein, producing the protein MDKSGVIVSGALGVTLVLVIFVVLLNPPPSMQPPKDLVVSNGHSVTTVGETTPITAAKPLSLIQIFEQSEAGVVRVNVQRTTQTTGSGVGSGFVYDVRGHIITNAHVVEDAKKIEVTFLDGTSYKAELVGSDIFTDVAVIRVEVDKSLLHPLSIGDSSKLKVGEQIAAIGNPFGLSGSMTAGIISQLGRLLPSQDSGFSIPDVIQTDAAINPGNSGGPLINMRGQVIGINTAIQSTTGEFTGVGFAVPSNTISKIVPTLIEDGSYHHPWLGITGRDIDPDLASVLNLNEARGFLIVSVIEGSPAEKAGLHGSTDTKQIDGVNYPIGGDVILEVDGKKVRKIDDILIHLQREKSVGDEINLEVLRDGRTSNFVLVLEERPNFN; encoded by the coding sequence TTGGATAAATCAGGAGTAATTGTTAGTGGCGCTCTTGGAGTGACATTAGTTTTAGTAATTTTTGTTGTTTTACTTAATCCACCTCCATCAATGCAACCTCCCAAGGATCTAGTCGTATCAAATGGTCATAGTGTGACCACAGTTGGCGAAACAACTCCTATTACAGCAGCAAAGCCATTATCGTTGATTCAAATTTTTGAACAATCAGAAGCAGGAGTGGTCAGAGTCAATGTCCAACGTACCACGCAAACTACTGGAAGTGGTGTGGGTTCAGGTTTTGTATATGATGTTAGGGGACATATCATTACAAATGCACATGTGGTAGAAGATGCAAAAAAAATTGAGGTTACTTTTCTAGATGGTACATCATACAAAGCAGAATTAGTTGGTTCAGATATTTTTACAGATGTTGCAGTGATTAGAGTTGAAGTTGATAAATCACTTTTACACCCACTATCAATTGGAGATTCATCAAAATTAAAAGTCGGAGAACAGATTGCAGCTATCGGAAATCCCTTTGGACTGTCAGGCTCAATGACAGCAGGTATTATCAGTCAATTAGGTCGCTTACTTCCATCACAAGATAGTGGATTTTCTATTCCAGATGTCATACAAACGGATGCAGCAATTAACCCAGGAAATTCCGGAGGACCGTTAATTAACATGAGAGGCCAAGTGATTGGAATCAATACTGCCATCCAATCCACTACAGGTGAATTTACAGGCGTTGGCTTTGCAGTTCCATCAAATACTATCTCAAAGATTGTTCCCACACTGATTGAAGATGGTAGTTATCATCATCCATGGTTAGGCATCACAGGAAGAGATATCGATCCTGATTTGGCAAGTGTGTTAAATCTTAATGAAGCAAGAGGATTTCTTATCGTATCAGTTATCGAAGGAAGTCCAGCAGAGAAAGCAGGACTACATGGTTCAACAGATACAAAACAGATTGACGGAGTGAATTATCCTATTGGAGGAGATGTCATACTAGAAGTTGATGGAAAGAAAGTAAGAAAGATTGACGACATTTTAATCCATTTGCAACGTGAAAAATCGGTTGGAGATGAAATTAATTTAGAAGTGTTAAGAGATGGCAGAACTAGTAATTTTGTACTGGTTTTAGAAGAAAGACCAAATTTCAATTAA